Sequence from the Salvelinus alpinus chromosome 27, SLU_Salpinus.1, whole genome shotgun sequence genome:
TCATGAATACTGTGTAGCTAGTCGTGCCCCTACAGTGCCTGTTGTGACAGCATCTCTCTAGCCTTTTAGCACTGGGCTGAACCTACACTTTCTCTCGCGGTAAGAAGCCTCATTAAAATAACACGTTTCGATAGGAAATTGCACAGAAAATGCatgaaaatatttgacagtgcGTTTGTTGAccatctgtagcctaatatatTAACTAATGTTAGGCTATGAGCCATTTTTATTGAACAAAAGttacagaacagtacaaaactCACTATATATAAACTATGCATGTATACATTTAATTGTATCACTTGTAGCCTATCACTAGGCTATACATACTGAATAGTATCCTAGCCTTGTATAGCCTAAGTTAGATTCCCATTTGCCAATAAACAGAAGCCTATTGGCTTCGGGTCTTTTTCAAAGTCAATATTATTTCAATGTCACTCTGCAGACGTCATGTCTCTTTTGCAGCAAAGGCTACGATATGTTGTGAATTTCAGCCAGAATTTCCATTTAAATGTTGGAATGTTGGAACTGGTTGACCATCATATTTAATTGCAACTTTTATCAACCGGATAGACCTAATATATCAAGACTTATATTAGGTTTTTATTATTGCCATAACTAACAATCATACTTTGCAGTCACTTTGAGATGGGCGAGTGGAAAAGTCAAGGCTGGTGGATGTCACGACTGCCGCAAGCGGCGCTGCGGATTTTCCAGCGGCAGCAGCAGACAATAGCACAGGGAGGAGGCAGCATCGGGCTCCCTCTCCGGCCAGAATCCGGGAATGCGCCTCAAAATCAGCCCCAAAATCCTCCAGCATATCCAAAAATATAGTTTCAAAAGGAGGATCGAGGAATAAGGTAGTAAACGAGGGGCTTAGGACCGCTGTCGAGAAGGAGATCGAGAGATGCGACGTTGCAGCTGTTTACCCAGATGGTGCTGAAACGGATGCTGTCAATGCCAACAGGGCGGATGCTAGCAGAGAAGAAGATACAGAGGAGATATTTCACCAGATTCTCAAACCCGTAGTTCGTCGTTAGAGGTATCCCTGCCTCAAAGGCCTGTCTTCCCAACATATTGGGTCATACCGGCTCCAGCACCGCGTGTTTGGTGAAAGGGAAAACGAAGAGTCCGGGAGGGGATTCGGTGAAAGCTTCAGCGGGCTACTGCAGGTACAGAAGCGGGGAATACGTGGGCTGCGGGCCGGGCCTTAGTCTGTGGAGCGAGGATTGCTTGGAGACTGAACTCTGCACTTCCACCTACATAAGAAACTGAAGAGAAGCATCAGCAAGATGCACACGGCTGACAGCGCGGAGGCCAAACCGGAGCCGTCTATAGGGACCATAGAGGCGGGGTGCGTGACACAGCAAGACGAGGGCCTTGAGGACGAACTGGAGAGACTGGTGGATGAGAATGAAGATCTAAAGGTTTGGCATCACTGACATTCAATAATATTCAATGTATACAAACACAATGTTTTTGCAGATCCAGTAACTGAACTGGTAGGCCACTTTTTGTTTGATAAGATTCAATCTAGGCCTATTCCCCAAAGTTTGGCATTACTAACATATGCTCATATATTCCAATGTaatcgtatatatatatatatatatatatatatatatatatatatattagcatAAGTGAAAAGGTAGGCTTATTTCGTGTTTGATGATAACACTGCAACTGAGATATtattgtggtcccgtgtggctcagttggtagagcatggcgcttgcaacgccagggttgtgggttcattccccacggggggaccaggatgaatatgtatgaactttccaatttgtaagtcgctctggataagagcgtctgctaaatgacttaaatgtaaatgtattaataTTCCATGCATATTCCCAGAGGTTTATTATTAGGGATATACTGGAAAACTGTATGTTGATACAATGAACAAGCATATTTTTTAGCCCACTGGGTAGGCTAAGTGAACAGTTGTTATTCTTTCTGTAACATTTGCAAAGAACTGGTGTAGAAATGTGCCTAGTTCCCTTGGTTTGTTATTGATGCTTGCGAAAGCTAAATGATTTAGGTAGCCCTATAGCTACAAGGAAAACCCCTCTTCCCTATTCAGAACAATGAATGGCACCATCCTGTGTTTAGCCTACTTCTATTCATTGATTGACATAATAATGAATAAGACCCTATTGATCGGTTCAGATTAGCTTGTCCCTATTCAATTACATCATCTTCAGAGGACCTAAACACTCCAACAATACCAATAATGCTGAAGCGTGAGCCCACGCCCCCTGTTGGCTACCAGTGCCTGATTGGCTGATCACTCATATTGATGTTCCAGATGGAGATCGAGGAGATGAGGACGGAGATGGACGAGATGCGTGACACCTTCTACGAGGAGGACACGTGCCAGCTGCAGGAAATGAGGCGCGAGCTGGAGCGAGCCAATAAAAACTGCCGGATCCTCCAGTACCGGCTGAGGAAGGCTGAGAGGAAGAAGCTGCGCTATGCCCAGACAGGAGAGATTGACGAGGAACTACTGAGGAGCCTGGAGCAGGACCTGAAGGTagggagtgtagtgtgtgtgtgtgtgtgtgtgtgtgtgtgtgtgtgtgtgtgtgtgtgtgtgtgtgtgtgtgtgtgtgtgtgtgtgtgtgtgtgtgtgtgtgtgtttgtgtgtcggtAGGCTTGATGTTGAAACAAATTTTATTAGTTGCTTAATGCACTGTCCATTCACCTCCATAATTAATTCAATCAACTTAAATCAATGTCCCTGATTCTGTTTAATGCAGGTAGCAAAGGATGTGTCTGTGAGACTGCACCATGAGCTGGAGAATGTGGAGGAGAAACGCACAAAGACAGAGGACGAAAACGAGAAACTGAGGCAGAAACTCATCGAGGTGGAGGTGACCAAACAGGCCCTTCAGAATGAGCTGGACAAAGTCAAGGAGGTAAGAACACTCACCCACAATACATTATACAATCTATACAGCACATATTTTGCTGTAATACTCGTTATTCAATTCCCAACAGTCTCAGAAGAGAAGAGGAAGCAAGGAGGTCCAAAAGTCAGACAAGAAGTCTGCCCAGACCCCAACAGAGGTGAGGGATCACCATGAAATGCTTTTATAAAgaaaataaaactttttttttccAAACACGAGCGAGAGTTGTGTCTCCTGTACATCAGAACTGCATTATCTTCCTTCCAATTCCCCTTCTCTCAGGATGACAACGATGATCTCAAGTGCCAGCTGGCCTTCATCAAGGAAGAGGCTGTGTTGTTGAGGAAGAAGACAGCTAAGATCGACAAGGAGAAGGACCGGCTGGAGACGGAGCTACAGAAGTACCGCTCCTTCTACGGGGACCTGGACAGCCCCCACCCCAAGGGTGAGGCCTGGGGACCCCCCACCACCCGTGAGTCTGAGCTGAAGCTGCGTCTGCgcctggtggaggaggaggctaACATCCTGGGGAGGAAGATCGTGGAGCTGGAGGTGAGAGACATAGGATGTGATGCAGAGTGTTTAATGTAGGTTATGACATGAAAGAGACCAGGAAATAAGTTTGCACATGGGAACACAACTGTTCCGATCATTTCTGCCTGTTCTGTTCAGAAGGTgccgacagagagaggaagatagtgATTCATAACATAACCGTCTTCTTGTCATGTGTTTTCAGGTGGAGAACCGGGGTCTGAGGGCGGAGCTGGACGACCTCAGGGGTGAAGGGGAGGGAGAAAGCGGGTCCGGTGGGGGGGCTGTGGGCGGGATGGGGGCGGGCCGGGGCCATGGGGAGGCTATGACTGAGCTGAGGCAGCAGCTGCAGCTGGTGGAGGACGAGGCAGAGCTCCTGAGGAGGAACCTGGCCGACGCTGAGGATCACAACAAGAGAGTGACGGGAGAACTCAACAAGCTCAGGTTTAAGGCCGGGACCCACGAGGGAGGGGCAAGGCATGGAGGAGGGGCGGCAGGAGGAGTAGGTTTGGAGAAGGCAGAGGCACTGCAGGAGGAACTGAAGACGGCCCGGCTACAGATTAATGATCTCAGTGGGAAGGTGAGTCGGTCTTCCACATTTGTTTTCTGGTTTATTTCCGTAACCTTTAACATATATTGAAAGTCAAAATGGCTATACAGGCAATATGGTAAACAAAAAGATATCGCTGGAATCAAAGATGAAAACAAAGATCAAACGTCATAAACATATCATGCCTCATTCAGCCAGTCCTATTCTCTCACCCAGGTGATGCAGCTGCAGTATGAGAAGCGTGTTCTGCTCTCCAACATGCAGCGCTACGACCTGGCCTCCCACCTGGCCCTAAGGGGGGGCATCAGCCCTCGGGACAGTGATGCAGAGAGTGACGCAGGAGGGACCGGACCAAGTGGGCGCCGTGAAAGCGATGatgactcctcctcctctcgcctCCTGCCCCCGCACCGCAAACGCGAGGGCCCAGTGGGCGGGGAGAGTGACTCGGACGAGGTGCGGAACCAAACCCGCTGCCTCACACCTACCCGGGGTCTCTATACCCCACCCCCTGAGACCGCCACCCGCTTCCTGCCCCGCAACTTACGGGATCGCCAGCAGATGATTGACATTCGAGTGGAGGCTGAGCGTCTTGGCAGGACCATCGACCGGCTCATCGCCGACACGGCAACTATCATCGCAGAGGCACGGGTGTACGTTTCCAACAGCGACCTGTATGGgcggggtgaggaggaggaggaggagggcgggAGGATCAGGGAGCATGAGCTGCTGTACAGGATCAATGCCCAGATGAAGGCCTTCAGGAAGGAGCTACAGGGCTTCATAGACAGACTGGAGGTGCCCAAACctgaggacagggaggaggagcCACTgtcggtaagtgtgtgtgtgtgtgtgtgtgtgtgtgctgtgctgtgctgtgtgtgtgtgtgtgtgtgtgtgtgtgtgtgtgtgtgtgtgtgtgtgtgtgtgtgtgtgtgtgtgtgtgtgtgtgtgtgtgtgtgtgtgtgtgtgtgcgcgcatgtgtttTTGTGTGCGTTTCTTAATTAAAGAGATGTAGACTTGACCATGCCTGTTTGGCTGTATCAGCATAGTCTCTTCACTCGTCCGTCACCATTGAATATTTTTCTGACTTtattctccttctttctctgacCCTATTTTCCCTCTCGTTTCTCCTCCGTTGACACTCATGTTCTGTTCATCCTCTGCCCAGATGTTTCAGCCCATCATTTTACTCATCCTCATTCTAGTCTTATTCTCCTCCCACTCCTATGCCACCATCTTTAAACTTGTCTTTCTGTTTACCCTTTTCTTCGTCCTGTGATCCCGCCTCCCTCAATAGCATAGCCACatcctttgtttgtttgtttctattatttttttaaacatttgttgCCAAGGTCACCGAACGTACAGGAGCCTCCCTCTTCAAGCACAGGTCACAGTCACATAACAGGATATATGCTTAGGTTCAACACTGGAGACTACTtttcccaccacccaccacttccTTCATCACCCCCAAGAAAAGGTGAGTTAGCATAACACCCGTTTTGCCCAATTCCAAAATCAAATCCTATAGCCATAGTCCCTACCTGCAAATAAATGTTGTAGCCTATAGGTAGGCCACCATCATGTGGTAGTATATAAGAAATGTAGACCTACAATCTGATAGGAAAGGTGGAGTTTCCTCCTCATTGCTTACAAAAGTGTAAAATATCAGATTTTAAACAAACAAGTAAATAGTGGTGATTCGGTACCATGGCGAAAGACAATCAGAATTCCGATTCAGCACCTGTACAGCGTGGACAGCGACAATGCAAACGAAGGATGTTTGCCCTTAACTcggcgtttcccaaactcagtcctcgggACTCCAAGGGGTGCACGATTTTTGTCCTAACACTAcatagctgattcaaatgatcaacgcTTGATTGATAGttaattatttgaatcagctgtgacgtgttagggcaaaaaccaaaaactGCACCAGAGGACCTGCCCTAACTATTTGATACGgactctgcagaagtcagggcattcatacttcttgcgcttcaatgcggagctatatggagccctctatattgttacaacatttgagagatgCATGGCGTGGCTCTGTAGGCTTCGCAACTGCATCACACCATCCATACGGCGCCTCAGgccacattttcggatcaagcataaattggctcatAGTCTGAGGATTCCCACATTCCTATCCACAccaaatatattttggttttgAGCTATCAGATGCCTTTTGCAACACACTGTTTATGTCGACAAGTGTCCATCATGTCAGTGAACTATTTGGGTCAGAACCTAATGGGGGTCGCATGACGCGCGCGATGATATTGTGCAACCTTCATCAACAGCAATGGCAATGTCAAAATAAATAAACTGTAAAATTGTAGTAAAATTGTAGTAAAGTACCCGCCAACGCGCCAGATATCAAGTTCTTCGAAAAAAAACTCATTAAAATAATGTTAGCGCAGGTGTCACATATAGGCTACATTTTGGCAATCAAAATTGTAAACAAATAAGAGTAGTTTGGAGTCACAAAACGAAATCTGCCAAGCACCCCAAAGCGGAGTAGCAACAGGAGTGCCTATTGGCTCAGAGCTCGGCAGCTGAAATAGCTATGCAAACAGTTTCCCTCTCTACATTGCTTTTTAATTATAGACAGGATGCGAGTGACGACAGTCGTCCCATCGAGACCTCAAATGCTGGAATAAATTTGACATTAAGATACTTGATCTTGGCTCCCGTGATGCGACGTAAATACGAGGTGCACTATAAAGCCTGGGTCCCCCGCTGGAACATAAGTTGTTTACCCTGAAAAAATGTACCTGCTCTGGACATAACCCTGCCCAGGCTTGACAAGAGAGGGCTCCTTTAAAATCCAATCCGCGGGACTTTACGTAATAGAACAGAGGCAGAAAAGCGAGGATTTCGCGACAAGGGGACTGACTCTCGAGCGGTGGAAGCGCAGCCGCCACCGGGCAAACAGAGGATCTCAAGAGATTCACGGTGAATACCTTGGCTAGACTGAAATCAGGATTAGTTATCTGCCACTGCGATATATCCTCACCTATTAACAATAAAATCGTCAAGGAGAATATTGAACAGCTAGGTAAGGCCACATGAAGAAGttaatatttaaatgtattttatggaTATGGAGATTTCCATTAAGTTTTGTTTTACGCATCTCTACAACTTGGGTTTCTAACAATAATTTGACATAGTCATTGGACAAAGCACTTAATAAGGACAAGTAGTAAAATATAACATTGCAGCTCCACTGTGGGCTTGATGTACTGGGTCACATTTGATCAACTTGTGCCTCCCCTTTGGTGCTTTTTTATACGAACCACCAAATAGGCTACATTTGGTCATGTGGGAATTTATTTATTATAGGCCTATTAATATTCAAAACACACGCCATGCGTatttattctctctctcgctctttctctctccacgtTCTCGATGCATAGTTACAGGTTTGTATTATTAACATATCCGTACTCTTACATCACAAGATGACTGGTTGGTGTTCGGGTAATTTCGAGGTGGTAAAAGCACATAATATATAACATTCGGTGATAGCAAACCATCGGCCTTCTAAAATTACCTGCAGCGATAGGCCTACGGAAAACCGTTTAAACCAAGCCAATACGCGCCACTATGCAGCATTATGGCCACTTTTCTAGAGGTGATTTGGCCATGCAGCATGCAGCCGAGTGCGAAATGAACTTATCGTTTAGCGGTGACACGGAGGGCACACATTTACATTGTTCGCAAAGTGTAACAGAAGGCGTAGAAGAAAGGCGTCCTGCGGGTAACCTGTACGTGTCGAATAGTTGTTGTATTCGACATACACTCCGCTTTTGAAAAATGGGGAATATGTGCTCATTAAAACGGGTCATGGCTGCAGATTGGAAAGTTTCCAAAGTTCCATTATAGAAAATTGGAAAGGACAGAGCGAAGGGTTGGAGCAGAGAGGATAGTGACCAACAGCCAAATAGTGAGGTTGTCACACTACACCAGGCATTCATTGGCATGTGTCACATAGGTAGCTTAAATGACTATGAAATATGGCTGGGAATACAGAGGGCTTGCCCAAAATGCTTTGAATCTTTCCACGAAATCCACAAAATTTGTATTTATTCAGATTAGATTCAGATTGTGTAAAAGTCATATGTACAGGGTTtcaggtgtgattgcagggtacagtacaAATCTTAGGCTtcgagctccaacatgcaggactagtgaaataaaataattaaaacagcaataaaaacaatataaatataaatagcaCTATATACATAATAACAGCTGTGGCAGTGATGAAAAAAGAAATgaccgttggggtggaggcagagtatagactgttgagggagtgaggtggaatgaccatagggggagcagcagcatTACCATTgagttaaataaaaatagaaaagtaCATATTTACAACTGCAACAGTGATCAATGTCATTGGGGTGGGGGTAGAGTAAAGTATGTTGGGGGGCTACAGGGGGGgcagcaggagaaagaatgtCCATGGGGGAGTAGCAGGTAAGGTAAGTGAGAGTTGAGGGTGGGGGGTGTAGCAGGGAGAATGTCCATGGGGGAGTAGCAGGTGAGAGTTGAGGGTGGGGGTGTAGCAGGGAGAATGTCCATGGGGGAGTAGCAGGTGAGAGTTGAGGGTGGGGGTGTAGCAGGGAGAATGTCCATGGGGAGTAGACCCTTTGAGTCCATTTGTTTACTGGTTGACTAATGTCCTCTAGTTCTCCCATGTCTTATCGTCCACAATAATCATCCCCATCCTCTCTTCCTTTGCAGTGTTCCGCCAACATTTCCACACCTTGGTGACCCCTTCAAGACAGAAAGACAAAAAGCTAGGAAGTTGAAAACGAAAGGAAGTTAGGAAGTTGAAACAGAAGAAGGAAGAAGAAGTTGTGGTGGAAGAAAAGAAAGTTGTGACAGGAAGTAAAAAGTTTCTGCAGGAAGCGGCCCAAAATGGCGGCCACCGAACTGCAGCGCGGTCTGGAGCAGGCTGGGCGGGGCTGGGGAACAGAGAAGGTGGAGCTTCTGGACAGCTTCGACTCAGAGATGCAGGAATGGGAGGACCAGCTGCAGGACATGCAGAGGAAGATAGAGGAGGTGAGTGGTCAACCATGGTCAGATGCGTTCCATCAAGGTCTAAAATAAAGTAAAACATCATCCAAATACATGGGATAGTCCAAACATGGTCCAACATGCTCAAGCACAGTTCTGACACAGTCAAACAAGGTCCTAGGTAGAGTAACATTAcctgaaatggggtatcagtagTGTGAACATTTTCACTTTGAGATAGTGTTTTTCTCGTCTTCTCTGAAGAGTGTTtaactggttgtgtgtgtgtgttataataaACTGTTGGAACCACGCCCCTTCTTGAGACCCCATGTCCCCTCTGGAGTAATGATACAGACAGATGTTAACAAGCTAATTAAACTGTGATGTGCTGACAGACAGTCAGAACACTGTGAAAGATGATAGTGGTGAATGAGTTAAAGCTTAAAATAGCGAAGCAAGCACACACTCACTCCAACTGACATAACAAATGTGTAGATTATAAAAATAGTTGGGTTGTGTAACTATTTTGGGATGGTTATATGGATTGCGTAAGCAAGGTTGACATTGTCGTAGGTGCAGACTTGTTTTGTGTACATATTGTCTTGTATCTGTATGTACATTTAGGTTTAGGAACACGCCTAAGTTGTAAGTGTAAATAAATAGTCTAACTGGGGAATACAACTATTCCAACTTGTGTTCACGTTGTGAAAGTAGGTTTTTGATCATTATCATGTTTATGCTCATATTTCAGCTTTACAATGAGGTGCAGGCTCGTAGAGGGGGAAATGATGTCACCATGGACAACGGCAAAAATGATAGGATGCACCATGGCAATGGCTTCTGTGACCTGCCTGGCAGCCATAGCAACAGAACCAAGGACCACCCAAGAGCTGTTGTTGTGCCAAATCACTGTAGCAACGGTTGTAGTCACGGCCACAACGGTTACGGCGAACCTGTCAACCATCAGATTGGTGGCTATTATCCAAATTGCAACGGTGCGGTGGAACTTGAAGACTTGTTGCAGGATTATCTTGGACATGGTCACGGAAAGACCTGGAAGACCAACTCAGCTCTCAATAATGTGAGTAGCTACAGTAACTAAGGATTAAAGTTGATAGGCAGCCCCGTCCAAAAAAGAACCTTTACCCTATGTCTCACCCCATTGGTGTTTGCAGATCAAAAAAAATCTGATAGGTGGAAGCAATATGGTAGAAACTCCACTTAGCTCATTGGAAGACTAGATGGGCCCACCACCATATTTATTATACCTATATTGTTCACTTCAAGTCTTCAAACATTTGAGGGGCAGGGCCTAAGCAGGGTTGTTTTCAGTAATAAACATTTAAATATATTACATATAACTGGCACGTCTCAATACTCCACTGGAAATTGCATAAGCCATGCCAGTGTGGCTGTATAGCTGAATTTGATATACTGTATCTTTGCTAGTTGCACTATTCTACATCACTGATTATTTCCCCTCCCAGGTAACCCTTGTCCCACTTCTCTCTCAGCATCTGAAGGAGATCACTAAAGGGAGCCAGGATCAGTCTCTGCACCGGGATGCGATGAAGAGGAGGCCTGTTGAGAATGAGAGGTAAGAAGGACTTCCACAGACCTCACTGATACTGAGATGACAAGATCATTTTGAGAAGAGAGTAAAATCCACCTATAAGATTTTGTATTTTAGTTATTTTACTCATTGAGTTATTTGCTTGTTAATCTGTTTTAGGATTGGTCAGGTGCGGTTTGCAGACGAGGAGGCTGAGAACAGGAAGAACAGAGTGTCACACAGAAAGAGTTCCCCCTGCAGGGACCTTAACAAGCCCCCTCTTAGACAGAGAGAAGTCCCTCCCGTACCCCCCCGCTCCACCTCCCAGGTTGCCTCATCCGAGACTTCCCCAGCACTCGACAGAAAGTCCCACCCCCCTGGGGTCCTTGTGGACAAGAAGTGTTGTAGCCCCTCGGTCCTCAGGAAGTTTGGGGCCATGCTCCAGAAGAACGAGGGGAAAACCCTCACCAACACCGGTGTGGTGACCAACCAGGTGCCTATCGAGAACAAGTGCCCCACCCCCGTCTGTCAGCGCAAAGAGCTGGGCGGCAGCAGGGCGCCTGGGCGCTTGCCTGTCCAGAAATGCCAGGCGGATTCCATCATGCTTACAGTGGCAATGGACCCCAGCAAAGAACGAGGATCTGGTGGGGCAGTGAGAGACTATAGGAGAGAGAGCCAGCTTGGTGAGGGTAGAGGCACCTCAATGGCTAGCTATGCTCACCCTAAAGGATCCCAGGCAGGGCGTCAGAGGAGGGCCGAGGCCAAAGCAAGGGCCCTCggaggggcagacagagagacagacattggTCTGGTCCAGGGGGAGAGGGCCAGGAGGCCTGCATACCAGCCTAGGGAGCCCATACTGGACTACAGGAACTTGAGTGGGTCCCATGTTGGAGCTCAGAGGATTCAGAGGGGAGGGCCAGTTGCAGGTCAGAATAAGGACGATGGACTCATTGAGCTACTGGATATGCTGGACATCGAGCACGAGTACAACTCCAGCCCCCGAGCCACAAAGTCTGCCTACAGAAAGGACACACAGAAGGTGAGATAGGCAtagcaaacacacaaacacacacacacacacacacacacagtcttgatCTGACCCACTCTTATCGTCTCTCTCCAGGTGAGCCCAGCCGAGTTGTCCCCAGCAACCCCGTCACTGAACTTCTCTCGTCCTGCCCGCCCAGCCAATCAACGCCCTCCATCCAGGTGGGCTAGCTGTGCTCCCACTGCCTTGATCTCTGCCCCCTCCGGTCCAATGTCCCGCGCCCCAAGCCCCTTGGCACACACCCCTAGCCCCATAGCAAGAACCCCAAGCCCCGCCCTAAAGCAGCAATCTTTCTGCTCCTATTTGCTCCACACCGAGACTGTCATCATGTGAGAGACACGTTCCCCGACCCCCTTTTGACCCCGCCTCCCCTCCCCCAATTCAACCCCACAGGACTCGGATGATATAGTCTGCCCTTTCTGGAAATACTAAAGACTGTTCTTTCGATCCGTCTTGAAAAAAAGTGCTTTAAGAGATTTTCTATGAGATTACTTAGAATGACTTACACATATAAGAAACAAAATGGTTGACTCCTATTCAGTCTCCAGTGTTAGTGGCCTTCCTTTCTCCTGTGCCAAACTTCTTTACTTTTTgtttctttcactctcttttaCTTCCCTTctattttctctttatttttattgATGATTTTTGGATGGCTGTGTATATTGCGATACAGCATGGCCCccttacttgtgtgtgtgtgtgtgtgtgtgtgtgtgtgtgtgtgtgtgtgtgtgtgtgtgtgtgtgtgtgtgtgtgtgtgtgtgtgtgtgtgtgtgtgtgtgtgtgtgtgtgtgtgtgtgtgtgtgtgtgtgtgtgtgtgtgtgtgtgtcaatcctAATGAGTGCCATGTTGGCTTGTTTTTAAAAGCGAGTTGGCCGTGTCCTGTCACCACAGCAGCAACATGCTAACTGTCTATAGTGTGTTTTACTGTGTCATATTATCAAAATAACGAATTTGAAAATGTTCAAGTAACCATAGTAAGACATACAGTTATGACAATGTAATGCTTCTGCTGTCCTTTTTTCTCTCTTGATAATAAATAAACACGACAGGGCTTTAATCAACTGAGTCCGTCTATCTGTAGAAGTCTTGTTTGATGACTTATTTAGTTGGTTGGGGGTGACGGGGTGTAGCTAATTTCATGTACCAACACTACAGAGATTCACTACCATGCTTACCCCATACTGAAAAAGTAATATATCGGAATATGGTtcaataaaactgaaatatatttaaatacagtaccagt
This genomic interval carries:
- the LOC139556429 gene encoding uncharacterized protein KIAA0408-like isoform X1, with the protein product MAATELQRGLEQAGRGWGTEKVELLDSFDSEMQEWEDQLQDMQRKIEELYNEVQARRGGNDVTMDNGKNDRMHHGNGFCDLPGSHSNRTKDHPRAVVVPNHCSNGCSHGHNGYGEPVNHQIGGYYPNCNGAVELEDLLQDYLGHGHGKTWKTNSALNNVTLVPLLSQHLKEITKGSQDQSLHRDAMKRRPVENERIGQVRFADEEAENRKNRVSHRKSSPCRDLNKPPLRQREVPPVPPRSTSQVASSETSPALDRKSHPPGVLVDKKCCSPSVLRKFGAMLQKNEGKTLTNTGVVTNQVPIENKCPTPVCQRKELGGSRAPGRLPVQKCQADSIMLTVAMDPSKERGSGGAVRDYRRESQLGEGRGTSMASYAHPKGSQAGRQRRAEAKARALGGADRETDIGLVQGERARRPAYQPREPILDYRNLSGSHVGAQRIQRGGPVAGQNKDDGLIELLDMLDIEHEYNSSPRATKSAYRKDTQKVSPAELSPATPSLNFSRPARPANQRPPSRWASCAPTALISAPSGPMSRAPSPLAHTPSPIARTPSPALKQQSFCSYLLHTETVIM
- the LOC139556428 gene encoding microtubule cross-linking factor 3-like, with the protein product MHTADSAEAKPEPSIGTIEAGCVTQQDEGLEDELERLVDENEDLKMEIEEMRTEMDEMRDTFYEEDTCQLQEMRRELERANKNCRILQYRLRKAERKKLRYAQTGEIDEELLRSLEQDLKVAKDVSVRLHHELENVEEKRTKTEDENEKLRQKLIEVEVTKQALQNELDKVKESQKRRGSKEVQKSDKKSAQTPTEDDNDDLKCQLAFIKEEAVLLRKKTAKIDKEKDRLETELQKYRSFYGDLDSPHPKGEAWGPPTTRESELKLRLRLVEEEANILGRKIVELEVENRGLRAELDDLRGEGEGESGSGGGAVGGMGAGRGHGEAMTELRQQLQLVEDEAELLRRNLADAEDHNKRVTGELNKLRFKAGTHEGGARHGGGAAGGVGLEKAEALQEELKTARLQINDLSGKVMQLQYEKRVLLSNMQRYDLASHLALRGGISPRDSDAESDAGGTGPSGRRESDDDSSSSRLLPPHRKREGPVGGESDSDEVRNQTRCLTPTRGLYTPPPETATRFLPRNLRDRQQMIDIRVEAERLGRTIDRLIADTATIIAEARVYVSNSDLYGRGEEEEEEGGRIREHELLYRINAQMKAFRKELQGFIDRLEVPKPEDREEEPLSMFQPIILLILILVLFSSHSYATIFKLVFLFTLFFVL
- the LOC139556429 gene encoding uncharacterized protein KIAA0408-like isoform X2 gives rise to the protein MAATELQRGLEQAGRGWGTEKVELLDSFDSEMQEWEDQLQDMQRKIEELYNEVQARRGGNDVTMDNGKNDRMHHGNGFCDLPGSHSNRTKDHPRAVVVPNHCSNGCSHGHNGYGEPVNHQIGGYYPNCNGAVELEDLLQDYLGHGHGKTWKTNSALNNHLKEITKGSQDQSLHRDAMKRRPVENERIGQVRFADEEAENRKNRVSHRKSSPCRDLNKPPLRQREVPPVPPRSTSQVASSETSPALDRKSHPPGVLVDKKCCSPSVLRKFGAMLQKNEGKTLTNTGVVTNQVPIENKCPTPVCQRKELGGSRAPGRLPVQKCQADSIMLTVAMDPSKERGSGGAVRDYRRESQLGEGRGTSMASYAHPKGSQAGRQRRAEAKARALGGADRETDIGLVQGERARRPAYQPREPILDYRNLSGSHVGAQRIQRGGPVAGQNKDDGLIELLDMLDIEHEYNSSPRATKSAYRKDTQKVSPAELSPATPSLNFSRPARPANQRPPSRWASCAPTALISAPSGPMSRAPSPLAHTPSPIARTPSPALKQQSFCSYLLHTETVIM